GCTTATTACTAAATTTTGAGACCGTTATAAAACTTTTAGGGACTGATTCAGAAACATATTTCCTAGTAAAAGGATATCTTGCAATCCTTATTCCTGGTTCTATTTTTTTTAGCATGCCTATTTTTACAGAGACTTTCGTTAGAATCGCAGGAAAACCAAATCAAGTTTTTATAAGTGGATCAATTTGTTTTATAGTGAATGTTTTTTTAGATTATATTTTTGTTATAACACTAGGAATGGGTATGGAAGGTGCCGCAATAGCTTCATGTTTTGCTAATATGTTTGGTGCTTTATCTCTATTTTATCATATTGAATTTGGAAAAATAATTGGAACTTTTAAAGATATTAAAGAAATTTTTTATAATGGAAGTTCAGAGATGCTAACAGTTATTTCAAGTGCTATTACTACTTATATTTTTAATATTATAATAATGAAAAATATAGGTGTTCTTGGAGTTTCTGCTTTAACAATTGTTTTTTATATCAATTCAATTGTTAATATATCTTTATATGGCTTATCTCAAGCTTTACAACCTATTATTTCTTATAATTTAGGTGCTAATAGAATTGATAAAATCAAAGATGTTTTGAAAATTGCTTTAAAATCTGGTGCTTCTATTGGTTTAATTACATTCATTGTTATGCATATTTTTGGTGATAAAATCGTTCATCTTTTTTCCAATGGAAATAAAGAGTTAGCCAATTTAACAAATAAAGCTGTGTTCTTCTTCACATTTGCGTATTTACTATCATTTATTAATATAATTTCTAGTAGCTTTCATACTTCTATCGAAAAACCCTTTGAATCTGCATTTATTTCCTGTGGTCGTTCTATAATATTTGTTTTGATTCCATTATTTACTTTACCCTTTTTTGTTGGTGAAATTGGCATTTGGTTAGCTATTCCTATTGCTGAACTTATTTGTCTTACTGTCAGCATACCTTTAATGAAAAAATCATTAAAAAGACTTCCTCTTAATATCTAAGAGGAAGTCTTTATTTTTCCTGCTATATAAAATGGAACTACATTACAAATATCTATTTTGGTGCAATATTCTAAGTCATCTTTATAACCAATTTTTTTTAAATAATCATAGTGTTTACTTCCCTCTAATACCTTAGTTATTCCTGGAGAATATCTAGCTAATTTTTCTAAAGATAAAACAAAGTCATCCATTTCCACTTTTAATTTATCACTTATTTTTTGCGTGATTATTCCAGCACATAAACTATCATCTAATGAAAATTTATCATCTGTTCCTGAGCATAAAATTATAATATCCTTCGTATCTAACAAAAGTTTATTTACAACAGCAGAAATATTCAAATAACAAGCTATATATAAATTATCTCCATCAATAGAATTTTCTATTGCTCTTGTTCCATTGCTAGTTGTCATGTAAATCTCTTTTCCTTCTACTTTTTCTTTTGTAAATTCTAGAGGAGAATTCCCAAAATCAAATCCTAAAATTTTCATTCCTTTTCTTTCTCCAGCCAAAAGTCCATTTTGACTTAACTTACATTTATCTCTAGCATCTTCAATTTCTTTAAAGGGATATATACATTTTGCACCATTTTCTAAAGCTGTTACCATAACAGTTGTGGCCCTTAAAACATCTATTACAACAACATTTTTACCTTTAAAACTTCTTCCAAGAGCTTCTTTTGCTGATTTTAAAATTTCAATTTTCATAATATCATCTCCTTTTTCGTTATTTTATAATATTTTTTTTGAAATTTAAAGAATTATATGGTAATAATAACAATATAGATTTATAAAACAGGGGGAATTTTAATGGGTAAAGATAGTTTTTATATAAAACTTGTTAGAGATAATATAATTCATAATTTCAATTATATCAAAATGAGCACTCAAAAAGAAATCATAGCTGTTGTTAAAGCAAATGCTTATGGTCATGGTTTAAAAGAAGTAGTTCCTATTTTGGTGGACGCTGGATGTACTTATTTTGCTGTTGCTAGAGAGTCAGAGGCTTTTGAAATACTTTCATTAAACATCTCCAAAATTAAAATTTTAATTTTTGAAACTATTGAAAATTTCTCTCTTTTAAAAAATTTTAAAAATTTAGAAATGGTTGTAAATAGTATAGAGGAACTTCAAGAGTTGATTAGAATTAAAGTAGATCCTTTACAACTCCATTTAAAATTTGATTTTGGTTTTGCTAGAAATGGTTTTACTGAAAAGGAGATTGAAGTTGTTAAAAATATTATTATAAATAATAATATCCATTTTCAAGGAGCTATGACTCATTTTTTTAGTTCCAATACTGAAGAAACTATTAGCGTACAAAATAAATTTTTAGATTCAATTGAATACATTGGTAAAGAGTACTTTAATATTATTCACTCTCAAAATAGTGCTGCAACTCTTTTGGGATTAGGTGACGGTTCTACCCATGTAAGATGTGGAATTAGCTTACTGGGGATGCTAGATCCTGGAATTTATAATAATAATATCAAACGTTCTTGGTCTCTTTCCGGCCCCATATATGATATAAAAGATTTTTCAAGTTTAAATTTTATTGGATACGAACGTATTAAAAATATACCCGTAGAAAACTATCATAAGGTTGCTAAAATTAAACTTGGATATGGTGATGGCTTTTCTAAAAAAAATACAAATATTTTATGTCATGTAAATAGTAAAGAGTTTCCTATCATTCATATTAGTATGGATACTTCTTTTATTCTTGTTGATGATTCCATAAAAACAGGAGATTTAGTTGAAGTTTATAGAGATTTTGAAAAATCTAATGACTTTTTGAAAATGGATCACTATGAATATACTACCCTTATTAATAACAGAATTCCACGAGTTGTTATTAAATAATTAAAAAAGATTTTTCCCTCAACATTGGTATAATAAATTAAGTATCTTGTGGAGGTGTTAATATGAATTTTAAAGACGTTGTTACCAAAAGAAGAAGTGTTAATTTTTTTGATCCAAATAAAGAGCTTGATTTAAAACTTTTTGAAGAGATTATAAATGAAGCAGTTCTAGCTCCTTCTGCCTTTAATCTGCAACCATGGGAAATTATTGCCGTTCGATCTTCTGAAGCTAAAGAAAAACTATTTACAGCTTGTAATCAGCCTAAGATAAAAGAAGCATCTATGACTCTTATATTAGTTGGAGATACTTTTGGATATGGTAGGGATAATCCTATGTGGAATATTAAAATTGATTTAGGATTAAAAGAAGAAAAAGTTGGGCAACTTATTAATATGTGTGAAACTGTTTTATACCCTACTGAAGTTAAAAGAAATGCTATGGCTGTAAGAGACGTATCTCTTTTAGCTATGACTTTAATGCTTTGTGCCAAAGATCACGGTGTTGATACTCATCCTATGATTGGTTTTAACGAAGAAAAAGTTAAGGAATTGTTTAATATTGATGAGGATAAAACTGTTGTAATGTTACTATCAATAGGATATTTTGATGAAACTAAGACTCTTAACCCAAGAGAAAAAAGACTTAATTTCAATGAAATTTGTACAGTTGTATAAAATAAAAAGCAAGGAAATTTCTACTTCCTTGCTTTTCTTTATTTTAATAATTTTTTAGCGCTCTCTCTATTCTTTCTAAAGCTTTTTCTAAAATAGATCTATGACAAGCAAAATTTAATCTTATAAATCCAACTCCCTCATTTCCAAAAATTTCTCCACCATCTATTACAATTTTAGCTTCTTGTTCTAACTTAACTTTTAATTCTTCATTTGTTAAATTTAATGATCTTAAATCTATCCAAGCCAAATATGTTCCTTCTAAAGGTAAGCATTTTATTTTAGGCAATTTTTCTTCTAAATATTTTTTTAAATATAGATAATTTTCTTCTAAATACACTATTAGATTTTCTAGCCATTTTTCACCCTCAGCAGAATAACAACATTCAACTCCTATTGCTCCAAAAATATTTGGAGATGGTTTTGAACCAACTTTAAGCATTTCATTTATGAATTTTTCTCTTAAGTTATTGTTTGGAATAATTATATTTGATGCCTTTAATCCTGCTAAATTAAATGTTTTACTTATTGAAGTACAAACTACCAAATAATTTTTTATATCATCATTTAAAGTTCCCATCGATGTGAAATTATTATTAAATAGTATTAAATCGCTATGAATTTCATCTGAAATTAATATTTTTTTATATTTTAAACACAATGTTACAATTCTTTCTAACTCATCTTTTTTCCAAACTCTTCCAACTGGGTTATGAGGATTACATAAAATCATCATTTTATTTTTAGGTTCTTTTAATTTTTCTTCTAAATCATCAAAATCCATCTCATATCTATCACCTATTAATTTTAATGGATTATTTATTACATTTCTTGCATTAAGTTCTACTGAACCTCTAAATGGAGGATAAACTGGATTTTGAACTATCACTCCGTCTCCAACTTCAGTAAACGCTTTTACTGCATAACATAATGCTGGTACAACTCCACTTGTAGGAACTATCCACGATTGATTTATATCCCAATTATTTTTATTTTTTAACCAAAGTTTAATACTTTCAAAATAAGATTCTTTTGCAATATTATAACCAAATACCCCATGCTCAATTCTTTCTATTAAAGCTTTTTGAACAAATTCTGGAGCTTTAAAATCCATATCTGCAACCCACATAGGAATGCTACTTTCATCTACATAAGATGCCATTTCATACATTCCTTTCAAATCCCATTTTCTTGAATCGCTTCCTTTTCTTTCAACATAGTCATTAAAACTCATCACTTCACTTCCCCTTTATTAATTTATTCCAAACTCTTTAGGATATTCAACTAATCCCTTTACATTAGATAAAGCTCCTGGATAAAGTTCAATTGCCATAAAATTTTCATCTGGAACTTCAATAGGACAGTTTATTCCCCATTTCGAAGCAGGCTCATAACCAAATTTTTTATAATAATCTGGATGACCCAAAACCACAACTCCTTTATATCCTAAATCC
This genomic window from Cetobacterium sp. NK01 contains:
- a CDS encoding alanine racemase — translated: MGKDSFYIKLVRDNIIHNFNYIKMSTQKEIIAVVKANAYGHGLKEVVPILVDAGCTYFAVARESEAFEILSLNISKIKILIFETIENFSLLKNFKNLEMVVNSIEELQELIRIKVDPLQLHLKFDFGFARNGFTEKEIEVVKNIIINNNIHFQGAMTHFFSSNTEETISVQNKFLDSIEYIGKEYFNIIHSQNSAATLLGLGDGSTHVRCGISLLGMLDPGIYNNNIKRSWSLSGPIYDIKDFSSLNFIGYERIKNIPVENYHKVAKIKLGYGDGFSKKNTNILCHVNSKEFPIIHISMDTSFILVDDSIKTGDLVEVYRDFEKSNDFLKMDHYEYTTLINNRIPRVVIK
- a CDS encoding MATE family efflux transporter — protein: MVQNITLENGCVKKLFFKFAIPSILGMLIVSLQIMVDGLFLSKGVGSNGLAAVNLSMPLINLLLSIALMICIGGGVLVGIASGNKDYDRAKGLTSLTLILLLSVLLIISIGLLLNFETVIKLLGTDSETYFLVKGYLAILIPGSIFFSMPIFTETFVRIAGKPNQVFISGSICFIVNVFLDYIFVITLGMGMEGAAIASCFANMFGALSLFYHIEFGKIIGTFKDIKEIFYNGSSEMLTVISSAITTYIFNIIIMKNIGVLGVSALTIVFYINSIVNISLYGLSQALQPIISYNLGANRIDKIKDVLKIALKSGASIGLITFIVMHIFGDKIVHLFSNGNKELANLTNKAVFFFTFAYLLSFINIISSSFHTSIEKPFESAFISCGRSIIFVLIPLFTLPFFVGEIGIWLAIPIAELICLTVSIPLMKKSLKRLPLNI
- a CDS encoding 2-phosphosulfolactate phosphatase, with the translated sequence MKIEILKSAKEALGRSFKGKNVVVIDVLRATTVMVTALENGAKCIYPFKEIEDARDKCKLSQNGLLAGERKGMKILGFDFGNSPLEFTKEKVEGKEIYMTTSNGTRAIENSIDGDNLYIACYLNISAVVNKLLLDTKDIIILCSGTDDKFSLDDSLCAGIITQKISDKLKVEMDDFVLSLEKLARYSPGITKVLEGSKHYDYLKKIGYKDDLEYCTKIDICNVVPFYIAGKIKTSS
- a CDS encoding nitroreductase family protein, with protein sequence MNFKDVVTKRRSVNFFDPNKELDLKLFEEIINEAVLAPSAFNLQPWEIIAVRSSEAKEKLFTACNQPKIKEASMTLILVGDTFGYGRDNPMWNIKIDLGLKEEKVGQLINMCETVLYPTEVKRNAMAVRDVSLLAMTLMLCAKDHGVDTHPMIGFNEEKVKELFNIDEDKTVVMLLSIGYFDETKTLNPREKRLNFNEICTVV
- a CDS encoding MalY/PatB family protein; the encoded protein is MSFNDYVERKGSDSRKWDLKGMYEMASYVDESSIPMWVADMDFKAPEFVQKALIERIEHGVFGYNIAKESYFESIKLWLKNKNNWDINQSWIVPTSGVVPALCYAVKAFTEVGDGVIVQNPVYPPFRGSVELNARNVINNPLKLIGDRYEMDFDDLEEKLKEPKNKMMILCNPHNPVGRVWKKDELERIVTLCLKYKKILISDEIHSDLILFNNNFTSMGTLNDDIKNYLVVCTSISKTFNLAGLKASNIIIPNNNLREKFINEMLKVGSKPSPNIFGAIGVECCYSAEGEKWLENLIVYLEENYLYLKKYLEEKLPKIKCLPLEGTYLAWIDLRSLNLTNEELKVKLEQEAKIVIDGGEIFGNEGVGFIRLNFACHRSILEKALERIERALKNY